The Thalassophryne amazonica chromosome 8, fThaAma1.1, whole genome shotgun sequence genome includes a window with the following:
- the LOC117515336 gene encoding alpha-1,3-mannosyl-glycoprotein 4-beta-N-acetylglucosaminyltransferase C-like produces MSTRSGICPISLEQLTSHIATLQEFLYHARSNLTIGLSSIKRKRGNYLLETIKSIFDQSSYEELKEIVVVVHLADFDLVWCENLVQEITRKFAHHIIAGRLLVIQAPEEYYPSLEGLKRNYNDPEDRVRFRSKQNVDYAFLLNFCTNLSHFYMMLEDDVRCSRNFLTALKKVITSREGSYWVMLEFSKLGYIGKLYHSRDLPRLAHFLLMFYQEMPCDWLLIHFRGLLAQKDVIRFKPSLFQHMGYYSSYKGAENKLKDDDFEEDSIDIPDNPPASLYTNINVFENYDATKAYSSIVDEYFWGKPPCTGDFFVIVFNKSMKISRMKIVTGTEDRQTDILHHGALEVGQRLIESKQGMQCVSYITLGEFRGGSIEVNNVDHKISFDIECVRIVITASQKEWLIIRTISLWTAQPSSQLKK; encoded by the exons ATGTCCACACGTTCAGGGATCTGTCCAATTTCTCTGGAACAATTAACGTCACATATCGCTACCTTGCAGGAATTCCTTTACCACGCAAGA AGTAATCTCACCATTGGGCTGTCATCAATCAAAAGAAAAAGAGGGAACTACCTTCTGGAAACAATCAAGTCCATCTTTGATCAGTCCAGTTATGAGGAACTGAAAGAGATTGTGGTGGTGGTCCACCTTGCAGACTTTGACCTGGTctggtgtgaaaacctggtgcagGAAATCACCAGGAAGTTTGCTCATCACATCATAGCAGGACGGCTCCTAGTGATCCAGGCTCCAGAGGAGTACTACCCATCTCTGGAAGGGCTGAAAAGGAACTACAATGACCCGGAGGACCGGGTCCGTTTTCGTTCAAAGCAGAACGTGGACTACGCTTTCCTCCTCAACTTCTGCACAAACCTATCTCATTTCTACATGATGTTAGAAGATGATGTACGCTGCTCCAGGAACTTCCTAACAGCACTAAAGAAGGTCATCACCTCCAGAGAAGGTTCGTACTGGGTGATGCTGGAGTTCTCTAAGTTGGGCTACATTGGGAAACTGTACCACTCCAGAGACCTGCCTCGCCTGGCTCATTTCCTGCTCATGTTTTACCAGGAAATGCCCTGTGACTGGCTCCTCATCCACTTCAGGGGCCTCCTGGCCCAGAAGGACGTGATCCGCTTCAAGCCGTCTTTGTTCCAACACATGGGCTACTACTCCTCTTACAAAGGAGCAGAGAACAAGCTGAAGGACGATGACTTTGAGGAAGACTCCATTGACATTCCGGACAACCCTCCAGCCAGCCTTTACACCAACATCAATGTCTTTGAGAACTACGATGCCACAAAGGCTTACAGTAGTATTGTTGATGAgtacttctggggaaaacctccaTGCACGGGTGATTTCTTTGTTATCGTCTTCAACAAATCAATGAAAATCAGCAGGATGAAAATCGTGACAGGCACAGAGGATCGACAGACTGATATTCTTCACCACGGAGCTTTGGAAGTTGGGCAAAGGTTGATTGAAAGTAAACAGGGAATGCAGTGTGTGTCCTACATTACATTAGGAGAGTTTCGAGGTGGCAGCATTGAGGTTAACAACGTGGACCACAAAATCAGTTTTGACATTGAATGTGTACGAATCGTTATTACTGCCAGTCAGAAAGAATGGCTCATCATAAGAACTATCAGTTTATGGACCGCACAGCCATCGAGTCAGTTAAAAAAGTAA